A portion of the Mytilus galloprovincialis chromosome 12, xbMytGall1.hap1.1, whole genome shotgun sequence genome contains these proteins:
- the LOC143053895 gene encoding histone H5-like — MADATAAPAVAPAKSPKKKAAAKPKKPSAHPKYSEMIGKAIAALKERGGSSRQAILKYIMANFNVGKDAKSVNAHLKLALRAGVKNNSLKQSKGTGASGSFRIGEAKVVKKKPAKAKKAAKPKAAKPKKAKSTPKKKKPAAKKPAGEKKAAKPKAKKPAAKKAAKPKKPAAKSPAKKKAAKPKAKKTPKKK, encoded by the coding sequence ATGGCAGACGCAACAGCAGCACCAGCAGTAGCACCAGCTAAATCACCAAAGAAAAAGGCagcagccaagccaaagaagccTTCCGCACATCCTAAATACAGCGAGATGATTGGAAAAGCCATCGCCGCTTTGAAAGAACGTGGAGGTTCCTCAAGGCAAGCAATTCTGAAGTACATCATGGCCAACTTCAACGTCGGAAAAGATGCCAAGTCAGTAAATGCTCATTTAAAACTTGCACTCAGAGCCGGAGTTAAGAACAACAGTTTGAAGCAGTCCAAGGGAACTGGAGCATCCGGATCTTTCAGAATTGGAGAGGCTAAAGTAGTTAAAAAGAAGCCAGCAAAGGCAAAGAAAGCAGCCAAACCTAAGGCCGCCAAGCCTAAGAAGGCAAAGAGCACACCCAAGAAGAAGAAGccagcagcaaagaaaccagctggagagaaaaaggcgGCCAAACCAAAGGCAAaaaaaccagcagcaaagaaagcagccaagccaaagaagccAGCAGCCAAGTCACCAGCAAAAAAGAAGGCAGCCAAACCAAAAGCCAagaagacaccaaagaagaagtaa